A window from Micromonospora terminaliae encodes these proteins:
- a CDS encoding DUF3515 family protein yields the protein MEEITSSPAAEESRPARRDRSTRSAALWATLVAVPVTLAVAGFTFAKLAPDSPAAAPSPSASAARPQSSAPVELPAPALAERPATVCRALVSQLPATVRDLAQRPVTAGAEQNAAYGDPALTVACGGTPPIVQPTDEVWSVNKVCWHAVQEADATVLTTVDRETPVRVRVPKQYEQPLQWVTPISDAVVASVPAAKTAPSGCSA from the coding sequence GTGGAAGAGATCACGTCCTCCCCCGCCGCCGAGGAGTCCCGCCCGGCGCGCCGCGACCGGTCGACCCGCAGCGCCGCGCTCTGGGCCACCCTCGTCGCGGTGCCGGTCACCCTGGCGGTGGCCGGGTTCACCTTCGCCAAGCTCGCCCCGGACTCCCCGGCCGCCGCGCCGAGTCCGTCGGCGTCCGCCGCCCGGCCGCAGTCGAGCGCGCCGGTCGAGCTGCCGGCCCCGGCCCTGGCCGAGCGGCCCGCCACGGTGTGCCGCGCCCTGGTGTCGCAGCTGCCGGCGACCGTCCGCGACCTGGCGCAGCGTCCGGTCACCGCGGGCGCCGAGCAGAACGCCGCGTACGGCGATCCGGCGCTCACCGTTGCCTGCGGCGGCACGCCGCCGATCGTGCAGCCCACCGACGAGGTGTGGTCGGTGAACAAGGTCTGCTGGCATGCCGTGCAGGAGGCCGACGCCACCGTGCTGACCACCGTCGACCGGGAGACCCCGGTGCGGGTGCGGGTGCCGAAGCAGTACGAGCAGCCGCTCCAGTGGGTCACGCCGATCTCCGACGCGGTGGTCGCCTCGGTGCCCGCCGCGAAGACGGCACCGTCCGGCTGCTCCGCCTGA
- a CDS encoding thiamine-phosphate kinase, translating to MTVAGVGEFGLIDRVTARLAQGESCLLGPGDDAAVVAAPDRRVVASTDVLVEGRHFRRDWSGARDVGHRAAAANLADIAAMGATPTALLVALCMPADLDPGWAEELADGLGAEAALVGASVVGGDMSASPTLTVAVTALGDLAGRPPVVRSGARPGDVVALAGRTGWAAAGYTVLSRGFRTPRLLVEAFRRPEVPYAAGPEAAAHGATAMIDVSDGLLADLGHVAKASGVAVDLTREAFEVPRQMRDAAQALGVDPYSWILAGGDDHALAATFPAEATLPAGWRPVGRVIEGTGVTVDGTPYAGPAGWDHFRRGE from the coding sequence ATGACGGTCGCGGGTGTCGGTGAGTTCGGGCTGATCGACCGGGTGACCGCCCGGTTGGCCCAGGGGGAGAGCTGCCTGCTCGGCCCCGGAGACGACGCGGCGGTGGTGGCGGCGCCGGACCGGCGGGTGGTCGCCTCCACCGACGTGCTGGTCGAGGGGCGGCACTTCCGCCGGGACTGGTCGGGGGCCCGGGACGTGGGGCACCGGGCCGCGGCGGCCAACCTGGCCGACATCGCGGCCATGGGGGCCACCCCGACCGCGCTGCTGGTCGCCCTCTGCATGCCGGCGGACCTCGACCCGGGCTGGGCCGAGGAGCTGGCCGACGGGCTGGGCGCCGAGGCGGCCCTGGTGGGCGCGAGCGTGGTGGGCGGGGACATGTCCGCCAGCCCGACGCTGACCGTCGCGGTGACCGCCCTGGGTGACCTGGCCGGCCGGCCGCCGGTGGTCCGCTCCGGCGCCCGCCCCGGCGACGTGGTGGCCCTCGCCGGGCGCACCGGCTGGGCGGCCGCCGGCTACACCGTGCTGTCCCGGGGGTTCCGCACGCCCCGGCTGCTCGTGGAGGCGTTCCGCCGCCCCGAGGTGCCCTACGCCGCCGGCCCGGAGGCCGCCGCGCACGGCGCCACCGCCATGATCGACGTGTCGGACGGGCTGCTCGCCGACCTGGGGCACGTGGCGAAGGCCAGCGGGGTGGCCGTCGACCTCACCCGGGAGGCGTTCGAGGTGCCCCGGCAGATGCGCGACGCGGCGCAGGCGCTCGGCGTCGACCCGTACTCGTGGATCCTGGCCGGGGGCGACGACCACGCGCTGGCGGCGACCTTCCCGGCGGAGGCGACGCTGCCGGCGGGCTGGCGGCCGGTCGGGCGGGTGATCGAGGGAACGGGGGTGACCGTCGACGGCACGCCGTACGCGGGCCCGGCCGGCTGGGACCACTTCCGCCGGGGGGAGTGA
- a CDS encoding Lrp/AsnC ligand binding domain-containing protein: MVQAYILIQTEVGRARDVAGQIADLAGVVRVDAVTGPYDVVVLTEANTVDELGKLIVSKVQLVPGITRTLTCSVVRL; encoded by the coding sequence GTGGTACAGGCGTACATCCTCATCCAGACGGAGGTCGGTCGCGCACGTGACGTGGCCGGTCAGATCGCGGACCTCGCCGGCGTGGTACGCGTCGACGCCGTCACCGGGCCCTACGACGTGGTCGTCCTCACCGAGGCGAACACCGTCGACGAGCTCGGCAAACTCATCGTCAGCAAGGTGCAGCTGGTGCCCGGCATCACCCGCACCCTCACGTGTTCGGTGGTGCGCCTGTAA